The following are from one region of the Osmerus mordax isolate fOsmMor3 chromosome 1, fOsmMor3.pri, whole genome shotgun sequence genome:
- the LOC136941601 gene encoding cytokine-inducible SH2-containing protein-like, whose amino-acid sequence MPDFLDSNLITLNGILFVMIVCVQRAIFPVAPKKMVARGMTMQDNGEQRESCYHHPISTLWDPAEDLRCITSTFQYLHTSGWYWGSMSVSEARDALQKVSVGTFLVRDSSHPLYMLTLSVKTDCGPTNVRVEYSCGRFRLDSSSPGIPHLKSFPDILSLIQHYVGSCQKETGQKAEPKENSLPKAKLPPPQPTTMDSPVLLMLKKPLHRTQAFPSLQHLTRLAINRTTDCPAQLPLPCPLVCYLQEYPFRL is encoded by the exons ATGCCCGACTTTTTGGATTCAAATTTGATTACACTAAATGGGATTCTATTcgttatgattgtgtgtgttcaaag GGCTATCTTCCCAGTGGCACCCAAAAAGATGGTTGCTAGGGGGATGACCATGCAGGACAACGGAGAGCAAAGGGAATCATGTTACCACCACCCAATCTCCACACTTTGGGACCCCGCAGAAGACTTGCGTTGCATAACCTCCACCTTCCAGTACCTTCATACTTCAG GTTGGTACTGGGGCTCCATGTCTGTCAGCGAGGCTCGGGATGCTCTCCAGAAGGTGTCCGTGGGGACCTTCCTGGTGCGTGACAGCAGCCACCCTCTCTACATGCTCACCCTGTCAGTCAAGACGGACTGCGGCCCCACCAACGTGCGAGTCGAGTACAGCTGCGGCCGCTTCAGACTGGACTCCAGTTCCCCGGGAATACCTCACCTGAAGTCTTTCCCAGACATCCTGAGCCTGATACAACACTACGTGGGCTCCTGTCAGAAAGAGACAGGCCAGAAAGCTGAACCCAAGGAGAACTCTCTACCCAAAGCCAAACTACCGCCACCCCAGCCCACAACTATGGACAGCCCAGTGTTACTAATGCTGAAAAAACCCCTGCACAGGACCCAGGCATTCCCTTCCTTGCAGCACCTCACACGCCTGGCTATCAACCGGACCACAGACTGCCCTGCTCAGCTTCCTCTTCCATGCCCACTGGTTTGTTATCTACAGGAATACCCATTCAGGTTATGA